The Miscanthus floridulus cultivar M001 chromosome 17, ASM1932011v1, whole genome shotgun sequence genome has a window encoding:
- the LOC136517933 gene encoding phosphoglycerate mutase-like protein AT74, whose protein sequence is MTRQHHPQCARRLPKRIILVRHGESQGNLDMSAYTTTPDYRIPLTALGAEQARAAGRRIHDVVAAAGGNWKVYFYVSPYARTRATLREIGRAFPRDRVIGAREECRVREQDFGNFQVEERMRAVKETRQRFGRFFFRFPEGESAADVFDRVASFLESLWRDIDMGRLDQDPSCETNLVIVSHGLTSRVFLMKWFKWTVAQFERLNNFDNCEFRVMQLGPGGEYSLLVHHTKEELQQWGMSPEMIADQQWRASANRRSWAEECSSFIDTFFEEPNDSSETSSSDDDEPEDKENGKTKLLE, encoded by the exons ATGACGCGGCAGCACCACCCGCAGTGCGCGCGGCGGCTGCCGAAGCGCATCATCCTGGTGCGGCACGGCGAGAGCCAGGGGAACCTGGACATGTCGGCCTACACCACCACGCCCGACTACCGCATCCCGCTCACGGCGCTGGGCGCGGAGCAGGCGCGCGCCGCGGGCCGGCGCATCCAcgacgtggtggcggcggcgggaggcAACTGGAAGGTCTACTTCTACGTGTCCCCCTACGCGCGCACCCGCGCCACGCTGCGCGAGATCGGCCGTGCCTTCCCGCGGGACCGCGTCATCGGCGCCCGCGAGGAGTGCCGCGTCCGCGAGCAGGACTTCGGCAACTTCCAGGTCGAGGAGCGCATGCGCGCCGTCAAGGAGACTCGCCAGCGCTTCGGCCGCTTCTTCTTCCGGTTCCCCGAGGGCGAGTCCGCCGCCGACGTCTTCGACCGCGTCGCCA gcTTCCTGGAGTCGCTGTGGCGGGACATCGACATGGGGAGGCTGGACCAGGACCCCAGCTGCGAGACCAACCTGGTGATCGTCTCCCACGGCCTCACCTCGCGGGtgttcctcatgaagtggttcAAGTGGACGGTGGCGCAGTTCGAGCGCCTCAACAACTTCGACAACTGCGAGTTCAGGGTCATGCAGCTGGGCCCCGGCGGCGAGTACTCCCTCCTCGTGCAccacaccaaggaggagctccagCAGTGGGGCATGTCGCCCGAGATGATCGCCGACCAGCAGTGGCGCGCCTCCGCCAACCGCCGCAGCTGGGCCGAGGAGTGCTCCTCCTTCATTGACACCTTCTTCGAGGAGCCCAACGACTCGTCGGAGACCTCCTCCTCGGACGACGACGAACCAGAGGACAAGGAGAATGGCAAGACCAAGCTGCTGGAGTAA